The nucleotide window TTAATGGGGGCTTCATGTTTTGCTTAAtctttgatgggttttgtttgtttgatcagAAATTGTGGGAAAAATGAGAACTTGAAAATGGGTTTGGATTCAGTAGTGGATggttcatgcttcgtttcgttTGTTTGTAACAATTTTAACATGAAAAGTTGGATTCTTTTGAGCATGTTATGTTTTTCTTTGATTAAGTTCTTGATAATCCTGCAACACATTTCTTTAGGATTAAGAAACTGAACAACTTCATGGTGGTTTTAGATGTTATGGGTACCTCTCGTTTTTCTTGTTGAAATgatgcaattttgtttcttgatgTATCTTTTGTGTATGAGTTTGGTGCTTATGAGTCGGTTTCCAGAATTGAATGAGAAAATTGAGATATATGCTATGCTATGGTTTTCGATTGCAGGGGGGCCTCCTTCGGTGTCTAGGAGAATCAGTCTCATTCGGTAGGTATGCTTCAGAACCTCTTGATTGGGAAAAATGGTCGACATTTTCTCACAATCGGTATCTGGAAGAAGTGGAGAAGTTTTCCAAACCGGGCTCGGTTGCACAGAAGAAAGCCTACTTTGAAGCACACTACAAAAAGAAGGCTGCTGAGAAAGCAGCAGCTTTGGCTGAGGTCGCAAATACTTGTGATAGCAAAGAACCCGAGTCAGTTTCTATGCACAAGAGTTGTCAAAGCTCCTCTGTCAACATGGAGTTGGCAAATGGAGAGAGCCTGATGGTTGAGGAAAATATAGTTCCAAGTACTGAGGTGGTATACTCAGCTGTTGTGAATGACCACAATCCAGATGTTGAAGGGACTCAATTGGAAAATGCAAAGGTGGATGGAGCAGAGGCGGTCATTCAAGAAAGCGTTACCGTGGAGGATGCTATTCAGGTTGAGGTGGAGAATTCTATGCAGGATGAAATGGATACTTCGATTCAGGTTCAGATGGAGAGTTCTACTCGAGTTGAAATCTCAAACCAGTttgaaaatgaccaaaaagAGATTGTTAACGGTGCCACCCAAGAAGAGAAGATGCCTGATAAGGTAAACTTTTGAGTGTGGTCCCTGTATTTATATTTAGAACTACAAATTTTCACAGCTCAAATTATCATGTTATTGATCATGCAGGAAGCTGCGAGTGAGGAAAATCTAGCTTCAACAAGCAAGAAAAGATCGGTGAACTCTTCTCCCTCAAGGTTATCTACTCAATGTAGAGCATCCAAGATCCAATCTTTTCCTGCCAAACAACTTGCTGGTGTTCCAACTGGAAAGAAGAACAATGCCACCCCAAAGAGTAAGAATTCTGAGGCTGACTTAGTTGACAAGAGGAGATCAACAAAAAAATCACTCCACATGTCAATCAATTTCAGCTCTCATGCTGGTGAAACCAGTAAAAGAACTTCGCCGTTCCTGGAGAAGATAAAAAACTTAAGAGTTGATGCTACTGCACTTAATGTGCCTGTTAAAAACTCAG belongs to Rosa chinensis cultivar Old Blush chromosome 4, RchiOBHm-V2, whole genome shotgun sequence and includes:
- the LOC112197749 gene encoding protein WVD2-like 7 isoform X1 — its product is MGDSSCLMRSFSGPSERSGDVKEGGLLRCLGESVSFGRYASEPLDWEKWSTFSHNRYLEEVEKFSKPGSVAQKKAYFEAHYKKKAAEKAAALAEVANTCDSKEPESVSMHKSCQSSSVNMELANGESLMVEENIVPSTEVVYSAVVNDHNPDVEGTQLENAKVDGAEAVIQESVTVEDAIQVEVENSMQDEMDTSIQVQMESSTRVEISNQFENDQKEIVNGATQEEKMPDKEAASEENLASTSKKRSVNSSPSRLSTQCRASKIQSFPAKQLAGVPTGKKNNATPKSKNSEADLVDKRRSTKKSLHMSINFSSHAGETSKRTSPFLEKIKNLRVDATALNVPVKNSASLQTATRNFGQLQASVNGVLKQSSVNPWSKDRRAKTVLNKSVTGSVAADGVCKSPSKDQSLAANGSKPRGPIKSCPFSLRSEERAAKRKEFFQRLEEKKNGETESKQLPMRSNKEKAVNDVKKLRQSTGLKAKDLSSGSQLLNNKVKKVPPTRSQSQKLERQSTTSKVLDPSTRPLVNSHSSKHVTQKYNPRTSQSVTSLPKKNAHENSSPNIQS
- the LOC112197749 gene encoding protein WVD2-like 4 isoform X2 is translated as MGDSSCLMRSFSGPSERSGDVKEGGLLRCLGESVSFGRYASEPLDWEKWSTFSHNRYLEEVEKFSKPGSVAQKKAYFEAHYKKKAAEKAAALAEVANTCDSKEPESVSMHKSCQSSSVNMELANGESLMVEENIVPSTEVVYSAVVNDHNPDVEGTQLENAKVDGAEAVIQESVTVEDAIQVEVENSMQDEMDTSIQVQMESSTRVEISNQFENDQKEIVNGATQEEKMPDKEAASEENLASTSKKRSVNSSPSRLSTQCRASKIQSFPAKQLAGVPTGKKNNATPKSKNSEADLVDKRRSTKKSLHMSINFSSHAGETSKRTSPFLEKIKNLRVDATALNVPVKNSASLQTATRASVNGVLKQSSVNPWSKDRRAKTVLNKSVTGSVAADGVCKSPSKDQSLAANGSKPRGPIKSCPFSLRSEERAAKRKEFFQRLEEKKNGETESKQLPMRSNKEKAVNDVKKLRQSTGLKAKDLSSGSQLLNNKVKKVPPTRSQSQKLERQSTTSKVLDPSTRPLVNSHSSKHVTQKYNPRTSQSVTSLPKKNAHENSSPNIQS